CTCCCTATAGGAAGAATGCCACATAAGAAggtattttcaaataaaataacataatgtAAGACAAAATAATATTCCAGAGTAAATGCACATGACTGATACTTTAAAGAACTAAATAGATTTGCCCCAGAGGTCACTGGTGACAACACAATCACAGAAGCAGGTAGCATATCATTTCAATCTCAACCAAACAAGCATGAGTAAattggctatttttttttttgcaagctTTCAATAATAGTTCCTAACCCACCAGAGATCAAGACCCAAGCAGAAGATGATTTATGGAATATAAATGCCGTCATGAATTGGTGTAGCATTGATAGGTTGGAGCCATGAGATGCCACAGAATTTTATCCCAGATTGACTGGTTAATACTACGAAgaatcatcatcaacaaaaagaaggttttcaatgataaaggaaaccattaaaaaaaaagtaagtgtGTCCTTTGCTTGGAAATCATATCATAGCATCCACATAACTAATCAATGTTTTTAGATTTTAGAAAAGATTATTCTTATTTAGATCGTATTCACTAGAAGAAAATTTAGAACATCTCAGTCCACCAAATAAAAGTAAatgcttattttttcttttattaaattgcaaaaagtgacacttaacaTTGACAGCATTAGCCCCACCTCAACAGCATTCACAAGAGATCCTTCCAAGAGATTTTTCCAATACAGATCATAGTGGTATCTACAAAACAACCACAGTGAATGAGCTTAAGGGcacaagaaaaatgaagttgGGAAGAGAACATAcaacaaatgctgaaaatgcAGAGGAATATGATTGGGCAACACTATGATTCTTGGTGATTCTCACGCGAAGCATAGTGCATTTTGATTCACAATTTGTTTGGTGGGTCACTCAAGTGCAAAAATAAGCAGAGTCTTTGGGCATCAAGAAGAGTTCAAGATATGTCATCAATATAGCAAGATGCAGCTTTGTGAACATTTCATTCTACATATATCAATCTTTCACCTTCATCAGCTGGTTTGTGAAAAATCTAAATGAGGAAAATCAGTTTGTATCAAGCATCAAATTGAGGAGCTGGCTTCACCTCATTTGGTGGGTGCTCATAACTCCTCAAACCTCCAGAGCCGGTGAAGCAGCATCCTGAGTTGGAAAAGAAGGTAACGTCTTAAGGTGAACAATTTGACGCTTGAAACCATTGGAAGAGCAACAACGTTATAGGTGAAAATGCACAAATCGAAACATGCATACAGGTAAAGAACACCATTTTAaccataaattataaatttaggtTCAGAACCAATTTTTCCAATATGATATTACCCCACAACAAAACATTCTCCTCTGAACTCTGCTTGATATCAGCATAGCTCATCCATCCTTACTTTTCACATTGCAATGCATAGACCGAACTCCAGTGGAGCCGCATCAACaatctgaaaaaataattacctTTAGGGAATGGTGCAAAAGATTTCCCACATCCCATCTTCACAACTTCCGCATCATCCAAGAGAACAAGATTGCCTCCAGAATCACTTCCCCAGAAGAAAGCAACACTTCCATCAACATCCTGCATGATTCAGAGAACACAAAGGATTAGATATAGATTGCAGGCGGAGGGAGAGATTGAGAGTGATGTCCCAGAACGAAACCAATGCACATTATTATTACTCTCAGAGGCCAGAAAAGCAGTTTTAGAAGAGCTGTCGAAGAGCACAAAACCAAACTTCCTGCTGATGTCTCTCACAACTTGATCAGCAGGGTAAGGCCTCCGATCCCTCAGAGTTCTATAAGCTTCTATAATGACGATGACCTCATTTTCGGTTTTGTTCAGTCCATATTGCTGCTTAAGAAGAACTGCATTCTCTATGTGTGTCCTCGGAATAAGTAGGAGATATCATCGACAACTGCAAACAATCTGCCACAGAGGGTAAGACATGTCAAATCTCAATGTGGGATGAGCTGATCGAGAAGAGAAGACAGTAGTGCAATCCCCGTCTGTCGTGACCTACCCTCGGATAGGTGTCAACATCGTCAATTAACAAtccaataaatttcattttctggcTTTCAAAATGAGCTAGAGACTTGAGTTCCAATATCAGCCTGTATTACGCATCAAATTGAGGGAGCAGAATCAAAATTGATGCcttgaaaaccaaaaacttaCCCGAACCCAAGAAAATTTACATCACATCATAGAATGAATCCCGGCAGTTAacaaatgaaagtgaaaatgaaagaagttgGAAGCATTACCtgaggaacaaaaagaagtcaACGGAGACAAATCTATTATCATGGCTCGAGCATGATCGATTTTACTTCAATGGATCCGAATGCTATCAATACTGATGAAAGGGATCTcttgaagggagagagagagagggccatcctctggcaagtaCCCCAACTTCGCATCCATATATGAACAAAAATTGTAGGGATTGAGGCCAAAACAGAAACAGAGGAGGCTGAATTAATTGTTGTTCGAAAGAGCATTGCAGTGGCTAAAGAGAAAAGCCGGCCCAAGGTAGTAGTGGACATGGATGCAGCTGTGGCATACAagaatatcatcatcatcatcatcatcatcatcatcatcatcatcatcatcatcatcatcaactttCGCAAGCCAGGGCAATTGGAGACTAAACGAAGCTCTTGCTGGATATTCAAGCAGCTAATTATCAATGTTTCAGCTCTGAATTTCAGTCGTACTTCACGACAAGCAAACGTCTGCGGGCATTGGAAGAAATTACTTCGTAATTAAGCGTCGAACTCAAGAACAGAGACACAAAATCGATGCATTCAAGACGAAAGGACTCACCGGAACCCGTAGAAATCTGACCGTAGATGGAAGGGATTGAATCGCGGTAGTTAGCAAAGGACAGCGAAAGTGGATCGATTTCACCTCATCGGATCGGAGAACCCAATCAATGCGGATGTCAGGGATTTCTTAGATTTCTGGAATTTCATGCGGAGCTTCTTCATGGGAAAGTATCGATTTGTATCGAGCATCGAGTTGAGGAAGCAGAATGGGAAATCCATGCCTTCGAAACCATAAACTTACCCGAACCAATTCAGTGAATCCGAACGCCATCAATTTTGATGATCGGGATCTcttggatgaggggccaatagtcGCCGGCGGTGTGTTTTGAGCATCGATCTGTTAGATTCTTGCATTTCTTTATGGACAACCAttggagggaaggagggaggccatcctctggcaagtcCCTCAACTTCGGGCAATCTTCAATTGTTAACTcttggagagaggagagatggtgACAAAGACCACTTGATAGTCTTTCCACGTTCCTCATATTAACCAAGCGAAGATAGgtaagagaggaaggaaagagaagactcCAGGAATCCTCGTCGTCTTCCTCCGAAGGAAAGCACTCCTtgtctccctcccctcccatgCTGCTTCCGTCCATTCTCAGTTCCTCAAGGGATGTGAGCATGGGCAAGCCCCATTTTCCCAGTGGCTGCTTCATATTCTTGCACCCCCGGATAGTAAACTCCCACAAATTGGGAGGCAAACCTCCTTCGGGGAAGCATTCGATATTTTCACAATCCGTAATTTGTAGCCATTGAAGGGACCTAAGACGATTCCACTCTAATGACTTTATCTTCGGACAAAGATTAAGTTCAAGGTGCGATAGAGAGatgggaagggaagggaagtcCTCTATCTCCAATTCTGGGCACTCACTAAATTTCAAATAAGTGAGATTGTTACAACTATCAATGTTACAGTTGGCAATAGACTTTATCTTCGGACACCTATAAAGTGAAAGACTCGACAAGGTGatggggaggggagggaggtCTTCTGGTGCTGGACAATTATGTATAACCAAACGAGTGAGATGGACGAGCGTGCGAAGGCACTGTCGTAGTTCTTCCAAATTCATACAAGTGTTAATAGTTAGAGATTCTAGCGAGTCTACTGCGGTGATCTCTGCTAGAGACTCTACTCCCTTACAACTCATAATACGAAGTGTCTTAAGAGTAGTAAGTCTATCCTTAGCAAACGGAAAAGATACCCAAGAATTACAATAAGCAATCTGCAGATATTCAAGCTGCGACATTGTGTTATTGTTGCTGGGGTCATTTGTTGGAATGGTTAGTCCCATGATTTTTGGACAGCTCCAAATGCTCAAATGTCTTAGTGTGTGTAGCTTGCTTGGAAGCCTTTCTAAACTAGTGCAACCTATCAATTGCATCATTTCAAGGTCGCTTGGCAGCTCAATCTCTCCTTGTCCCCTCATAAAAGATGTGAATTGATGACAACATCTAATGACTACACTATGGAGGCAAGTAAGATTTCGCGTTCCATCTCCATCTTGCCATAGGTATGTGAGCATCTCACAACTATTTATATGAAGCTCCTTTAACTTGACCAAGTAGCTCATAAATCCATTATCAAAGCAAACAAGCTCCGCAAGATTCTCAATTTTGAGAATGGTTAAAGAAGTTAGGTCTGTCAACTTCTTTAAGATCTCCTTGTTACAATCCCCAATGTGTAACTCACG
The nucleotide sequence above comes from Eucalyptus grandis isolate ANBG69807.140 chromosome 2, ASM1654582v1, whole genome shotgun sequence. Encoded proteins:
- the LOC120290822 gene encoding uncharacterized protein LOC120290822, coding for MLTPIRGTHIENAVLLKQQYGLNKTENEVIVIIEAYRTLRDRRPYPADQVVRDISRKFGFVLFDSSSKTAFLASESNNNDVDGSVAFFWGSDSGGNLVLLDDAEVVKMGCGKSFAPFPKGNYFFRLLMRLHWSSVYALQCEK